Proteins encoded within one genomic window of Ptiloglossa arizonensis isolate GNS036 chromosome 3, iyPtiAriz1_principal, whole genome shotgun sequence:
- the Spg gene encoding dedicator of cytokinesis spg isoform X2, whose product MWTTTKTTKYGVAVYNWRGDTRYGLPLEIGETVQILEECAGWYRGFSTKNRAVKGIFPSSYVHLKPCKIENEGLFESVIPLEDPVVREVTLVLREWGSIWKRLYTEREKYKFTTLRKVMRELLEWRRQLLAGTLTTDQTRELKLRIINKVDWGNRKLGLDLVPRQGAHMVDPDTMSVVELYHVHVQSAENSQGASARGTLRRKEHRKVLTHHLYFCMRDFGHSIGEYTEIYFSLYDAKRNQYLSERFLVRISKEGFSSFVEKIHSNCTIFTDLGNADLSRDLYMVAHVMRCGRMLYSDSGKNKTGTATYRRPHGVAVLSLAEATQYHTEELEMTFKVYQGEEKEFHQLHEQIIRNNKCSPLPGQPNYGIVASLRVLHGELSQVKKENPLLFKNTCLTKKLGFSDVIMPGDVRNDLYLKLERGEFERGGKSTGKNIEVTILVLDADGQPLEGCLFGAAGMEGSSEYQSLVIYHHNSPAWAETVRLAIPIDKFYGSHVRFEFRHCSTREKNDKKLFSFAFVRLMEPGGATLQDGPHELYIYKCEDRGKLDSLSYLSLPSSAREPNATGSSAFFRSPKEAVLVHTLLCSTKLTQNVDLLSLLQWKAHPERISEALGRVLRLDGEELVKFLQDILDALFSMFHTEDGNSTAHSGLVFQVLVSIFSLLEDSKFEHFKPVMDAYISGHFAAALVYKGLLSSVQHCADWVSAAEKQEPIIKCFRSLEYIFKFIIQSRLLFARATAGQYEDSFKRDIYRVFAAFNKMLSIPYEMVLHSQIALHHSISAVFEQLVAVLPVLEVAKLTCTMLDSVPREPPLQLTQAKLTAIKNLTTSTLFRDDDESRNLLLVTMCRHLRIHLIRREELRTCTEILGEILSFLHKRGRDTNKVNNCIHHDAETLCLSILDVLIQTILIVINTSGTVLGCLVACLIGLLQLLDEYHYASLWEELTHAGERKPLKDFLLRVFLVLRDLVRQEVFPPDWLVIRMQANNVILKSLQELAQPLAFRFLHGSFDSQLWSTYFNLAVAYLTQPSLQLEQFSEVKREKIVEKYGDMRVLMGFQILSMWSPLGDRKLEFIPGMVGPFLEVTLVPESELRKATLHIFFDMMECEQRARGSFRSVESELIDKLDILISENKGDDEYRQLFNTILLDRVQSEDPAWKDSGTAFITSITRLLERLLDYRSVIQGDENRDKRMSCTVNLLNFYKNEFNRKEMYLRYIYKLHDLHLAAENYTEAGFTMKLYADQLGWSSTILPPDHAYPQQPEWQRKELLYHKIVHNLDRGKCWEKGIPLCKELAVLYETKLYDYAKLSHVLKLQAKFLDNILTQLRPEPEYFRVGFYGLSFPLFVRNKLFIYRGLEYERIGAFTQRLQTEFPSAQILMKNSPPDESILASEGQYIQICNVKPIPEESSLTCREAEVPERIVAFYLVNDVRKFIFDRPLHRGPVDRENEFKSLWIERTTLTTEARLPGILRWFEVIEKRSELLAPVQYACETMQTVERELRRLVAQYTAEPHRNINPFSMRLQGIIDANVMGGITKYQEAFLTTEFARQNPDMVPHVNRLKALILDQMNVLEAGLNLHGQIAPAGVQPLHKRLNERFTQLKQGLGPLARQRTIHQDSIVNSPLPPLPVNEKQRPATLETAGSRSSHADSDGLPEDEGFYTKVDGGPPPIPQREVRPRSVGYGTTPPRPTHQRSLSKPLSPKLPLRHSLPTPTDGVDQTGLRTSWSEPGPDQAPPLPPRGCTPDKRDSNTNTVVPPAPPKRLAYKRNTEWSTDDDSEAQNEPNDLRDSGISTASLLDFQSHLSNLNNLGYEDFEPRTRCNDIMNISPPSVMNALNVSTGNFVSGAFQISHSLPGQEVSPPPIPPKAHQDTPSAPSTLERVSSRSQSHGHIENYSVPKLQTLSVASDTESTV is encoded by the exons GAAACTGGGTCTGGATCTGGTCCCTCGTCAGGGTGCCCATATGGTGGACCCGGATACCATGTCCGTCGTCGAACTCTATCACGTG CACGTGCAGAGCGCGGAGAACTCGCAAGGGGCGTCCGCGAGGGGTACTCTCAGGCGAAAGGAGCACAGAAAGGTCCTGACGCATCATCTCTACTTCTGCATGAGGGATTTCGGGCACTCGATCGGCGAGTACACGGAGATCTACTTCTCCCTGTACGACGCCAAACGGAACCAATACCTGAGCGAACGTTTCTTGGTGCGGATCTCGAAGGAAGGGTTCTCCAGCTTCGTGGAGAAGATTCACAGCAACTGCACCATCTTCACCGATCTCGGGAACGCGGACCTTAGCAGGGATCTGTACATGGTCGCGCACGTGATGCGATGCGGCCGAATGCTGTACTCCGATTCCGGGAAAAACAAAACGGGAACCGCCACTTACAGGCGGCCTCACGGTGTCGCGGTTCTCTCCCTCGCCGAGGCCACGCAGTATCACACCGAGGAACTCGAGATGACGTTCAAG GTTTACCAAGGCGAGGAAAAGGAATTTCATCAGCTGCACGAGCAGATAATTCGCAACAACAAGTGTTCTCCGCTTCCCGGGCAGCCGAATTACGGGATAGTGGCCTCTCTGCGCGTACTTCACGGGGAGTTGTCCCAGGTGAAGAAGGAGAATCCGTTGCTCTTCAAGAACACCTGCCTGACGAAGAAGCTCGGCTTCTCGGACGTGATAATGCCGGGCGACGTGCGGAACGACTTGTACCTGAAATTGGAACGCGGGGAGTTCGAGCGGGGCGGCAaatcgacgggaaaaaatatcgAG GTGACGATACTGGTGTTGGACGCCGACGGACAGCCCTTGGAGGGTTGCCTGTTCGGAGCCGCTGGAATGGAGGGCAGCTCCGAGTACCAAAGTTTGGTAATTTACCATCACAACAGCCCGGCCTGGGCCGAGACCGTTCGGTTGGCGATACCCATCGACAAGTTTTACGGGAGTcacgttcgtttcgagtttcggcACTGTTCCA CGCGCGAGAAGAACGACAAGAAGCTGTTCTCGTTCGCGTTCGTGCGCCTCATGGAGCCGGGAGGAGCCACTCTTCAGGACGGTCCTCACGAGCTGTACATTTACAAGTGCGAGGATCGAGGAAAGTTGGATTCGTTGAGTTACCTCTCGTTGCCCAGTAGCGCTCGGGAACCAAACGCAACGG GCTCGTCGGCGTTCTTCAGGTCACCGAAGGAGGCCGTGTTGGTGCACACGTTGCTCTGCAGCACCAAGCTGACGCAAAACGTCGACCTGCTCAGCCTGCTCCAGTGGAAAGCGCACCCCGAACGGATCTCGGAAGCTCTGGGTCGCGTGCTGCGCCTCGACGGCGAGGAGTTGGTCAAGTTCCTCCAGGACATCCTGGACGCGCTCTTCTCGATGTTTCACACGGAGGACGGGAACTCGACCGCTCACTCGGGTCTGGTGTTTCAAGTGCTGGTCTCCATCTTCAGTCTCCTCGAGGACTCAAAGTTCGAGCACTTCAAGCCGGTGATGGACGCATACATCTCCGGTCACTTTGCCGCCGCGTTGGTCTACAAGGGTCTTTTGAGCAGCGTGCAGCACTGCGCGGATTGGGTCAGCGCCGCGGAGAAGCAGGAACCGATCATCAAGTGCTTCCGTTCCCTCGAGTACATCTTCAAGTTCATCATTCAGAGTCGGCTGTTGTTCGCCAGGGCGACGGCCGGACAATACGAGGACAGCTTCAAGCGCGACATTTACCGCGTATTCGCGGCGTTCAACAAAATGCTGAGCATCCCGTACGAGATGGTGCTCCACTCTCAGATCGCGCTCCACCACTCGATCTCGGCCGTGTTCGAGCAGCTGGTCGCCGTGCTTCCCGTTCTCGAGGTGGCCAAACTGACCTGCACGATGCTCGACTCGGTACCGAGGGAGCCGCCGTTGCAGCTCACCCAGGCCAAGCTGACGGCCATCAAGAATCTGACCACGTCGACCCTGttccgcgacgacgacgagagcAGAAACCTCCTACTGGTCACCATGTGCAGACACCTCAGGATTCACCTGATCAGGCGCGAAGAGTTGCGCACTTGCACCGAGATACTCGGCGAGATACTCAGCTTCCTGCACAAGAGGGGACGCGACACGAACAAGGTGAACAACTGCATCCACCACGACGCGGAGACCCTGTGCCTCTCGATTCTCGATGTATTGATACAGACCATcctcatcgtgataaacacgaGCGGCACCGTTTTGGGTTGTCTGGTGGCTTGCTTGATAGGGTTGCTTCAACTTTTGGACGAGTATCACTACGCGAGCCTCTGGGAGGAGCTCACGCACGCCGGCGAACGCAAGCCCCTCAAGGATTTCCTTCTGCGagtgttcttggttcttcgcgaTCTCGTCAGGCAAGAGGTGTTCCCGCCCGATTGGCTGGTGATCAGAATGCAGGCGAACAACGTGATACTCAAGTCTCTGCAGGAACTCGCTCAGCCGTTGGCCTTTCGTTTTCTTCACGGTAGCTTCGATTCGCAACTCTGGTCGACCTACTTCAACCTGGCCGTCGCGTATCTCACCCAACCGTCCCTTCAGCTCGAGCAATTCTCCGAGGTGAAGCGCGAGAAGATCGTCGAGAAGTACGGGGACATGAGGGTGCTGATGGGCTTCCAAATACTCTCGATGTGGTCGCCCCTGGGCGATCGTAAGCTTGAATTCATACCCGGGATGGTGGGACCGTTTCTCGAGGTCACCTTGGTGCCCGAGAGCGAGCTGAGAAAGGCCACCCTGCACATCTTCTTCGACATGATGGAGTGCGAGCAACGGGCCCGAGGTAGCTTCAGATCCGTCGAGTCGGAGTTGATCGACAAATTGGACATTCTGATCAGCGAGAACAAAGGCGACGACGAGTACAGGCAATTGTTCAACACCAT ATTGTTGGACCGAGTCCAATCCGAAGACCCGGCCTGGAAGGACAGCGGCACCGCTTTCATCACGTCGATCACGCGGCTGCTGGAACGACTTTTGGATTACAGAAGCGTGATTCAGGGGGACGAGAACCGCGACAAGCGTATGTCGTGTACCGTTAATTTGCTG AACTTTTACAAGAACGAGTTCAATCGAAAGGAGATGTACCTGCGGTACATCTACAAGCTTCACGATCTGCACCTGGCGGCCGAGAACTACACGGAGGCGGGATTCACGATGAAGCTCTACGCCGATCAACTCGGCTGGAGTTCCACGATCTTGCCTCCGGATCACGCGTATCCCCAGCAACCGGAGTGGCAGAGAAAGGAGCTTCTCTATCACAAGATCGTTCACAACTTGGATCGAGGCAAGTGCTGGGAGAAGGGCATACCGTTGTGCAAGGAATTGGCGGTGTTGTACGAGACCAAGCTGTACGATTACGCGAAACTGAGCCACGTGCTGAAGCTGCAAGCCAAGTTTCTCGACAACATACTGACGCAGCTTCGACCGGAACCGGAATACTTTCGCGTCGGTTTCTACGGTCTCAGTTTCCCTCTGTTCGTCAGG AACAAACTGTTCATCTATCGCGGTCTGGAGTACGAGCGAATAGGGGCGTTCACGCAACGACTACAGACCGAGTTTCCGAGCGCGCAAATATTAATGAAGAACTCTCCGCCCGACGAGAGCATCCTCGCGTCCGAGGGACAAT ATATCCAAATTTGCAACGTGAAACCGATCCCCGAGGAGAGCAGCTTGACCTGTCGGGAAGCGGAAGTCCCGGAGCGAATCGTCGCCTTCTATTTGGTGAACGACGTCCGTAAGTTCATCTTCGATCGACCGCTTCACCGGGGCCCGGTGGATCGCGAGAACGAGTTCAAGTCCCTTTGGATCGAGAGGACCACGTTGACCACCGAGGCCAGGCTACCCGGTATACTCAGGTGGTTCGAGGTGATCGAGAAGAGATCCGAGCTCCTGGCGCCCGTGCAATACGCCTGCGAGACCATGCAGACCGTGGAGAGAGAACTGAGAAGACTGGTCGCCCAATACACGGCGGAACCTCATCGAAACATCAATCCCTTCAGCATGAGACTTCAGGGTATCATCGACGCGAACGTGATGGGCGGCATCACCAAGTACCAAGAAGCCTTTCTCACTACCGAATTCGCCAGGCAGAATCCGGACATGGTGCCGCACGTGAATCGGCTCAAGGCTTTGATCCTCGATCAGATGAACGTGCTGGAAGCCGGACTCAATTTGCACGGACAAATCGCCCCGGCGGGGGTGCAACCGCTGCACAAAAGACTGAACGAAAGATTCACGCAGCTGAAGCAAGGTCTGGGACCGTTGGCCAGGCAACGCACCATACATCAGGACAGCATCGTCAA TTCACCGTTGCCCCCGTTGCCCGTTAACGAGAAACAGCGACCGGCCACGTTGGAAACCGCCGGATCCAGGTCCTCTCACGCGGACAGCGACGGTCTACCGGAGGACGAAGGATTCTACACCAAAGTGGACGGCGGTCCGCCGCCGATTCCGCAACGGGAAGTACGACCGCGTTCGGTGGGTTACGGTACCACTCCGCCTAGGCCGACGCATCAGAGATCTCTGAGCAAACCGCTCAGTCCAAAGTTGCCGTTGAGACACTCTTTGCCGACGCCGACGGACGGCGTCGATCAGACGGGGCTGAGGACTTCCTGGAGCGAACCCGGTCCCGACCAAGCTCCACCGTTACCGCCCAGAGGTTGCA CGCCCGACAAGAGGGATTCCaacacgaacaccgttgtaCCGCCCGCGCCGCCCAAACGTTTAGCGTACAAGCGCAACACCGAATGGAGCACCGACGACGACTCGGAAGCGCAAAACGAGCCGAACGATCTCCGCGACAGCGGCATATCGACGGCTAGCCTCTTGGACTTTCAATCCCACCTCTCCAACCTGAACAACCTCGGCTACGAGGATTTCGAGCCGCGGACCAGGTGCAACGATATCATGAACATTTCTCCGCCTTCCGTGATGAACGCGCTGAACGTTTCCACGGGGAACTTTGTGAGCGGCGCGTTTCAGATCTCGCATTCTCTGCCCGGTCAAGAG GTGAGTCCACCGCCGATTCCACCCAAGGCGCACCAAGACACTCCGTCGGCTCCGTCGACCTTGGAAAGAGTCTCCAGTCGCTCGCAATCCCACGGCCACATCGAGAACTACTCGGTGCCGAAGCTTCAAACGTTGTCCGTGGCGTCCGACACGGAAAGCACCGTGTAG
- the Spg gene encoding dedicator of cytokinesis spg isoform X1: MWTTTKTTKYGVAVYNWRGDTRYGLPLEIGETVQILEECAGWYRGFSTKNRAVKGIFPSSYVHLKPCKIENEGLFESVIPLEDPVVREVTLVLREWGSIWKRLYTEREKYKFTTLRKVMRELLEWRRQLLAGTLTTDQTRELKLRIINKVDWGNRKLGLDLVPRQGAHMVDPDTMSVVELYHVHVQSAENSQGASARGTLRRKEHRKVLTHHLYFCMRDFGHSIGEYTEIYFSLYDAKRNQYLSERFLVRISKEGFSSFVEKIHSNCTIFTDLGNADLSRDLYMVAHVMRCGRMLYSDSGKNKTGTATYRRPHGVAVLSLAEATQYHTEELEMTFKVYQGEEKEFHQLHEQIIRNNKCSPLPGQPNYGIVASLRVLHGELSQVKKENPLLFKNTCLTKKLGFSDVIMPGDVRNDLYLKLERGEFERGGKSTGKNIEVTILVLDADGQPLEGCLFGAAGMEGSSEYQSLVIYHHNSPAWAETVRLAIPIDKFYGSHVRFEFRHCSTREKNDKKLFSFAFVRLMEPGGATLQDGPHELYIYKCEDRGKLDSLSYLSLPSSAREPNATGSSAFFRSPKEAVLVHTLLCSTKLTQNVDLLSLLQWKAHPERISEALGRVLRLDGEELVKFLQDILDALFSMFHTEDGNSTAHSGLVFQVLVSIFSLLEDSKFEHFKPVMDAYISGHFAAALVYKGLLSSVQHCADWVSAAEKQEPIIKCFRSLEYIFKFIIQSRLLFARATAGQYEDSFKRDIYRVFAAFNKMLSIPYEMVLHSQIALHHSISAVFEQLVAVLPVLEVAKLTCTMLDSVPREPPLQLTQAKLTAIKNLTTSTLFRDDDESRNLLLVTMCRHLRIHLIRREELRTCTEILGEILSFLHKRGRDTNKVNNCIHHDAETLCLSILDVLIQTILIVINTSGTVLGCLVACLIGLLQLLDEYHYASLWEELTHAGERKPLKDFLLRVFLVLRDLVRQEVFPPDWLVIRMQANNVILKSLQELAQPLAFRFLHGSFDSQLWSTYFNLAVAYLTQPSLQLEQFSEVKREKIVEKYGDMRVLMGFQILSMWSPLGDRKLEFIPGMVGPFLEVTLVPESELRKATLHIFFDMMECEQRARGSFRSVESELIDKLDILISENKGDDEYRQLFNTMEHLSAVLLDRVQSEDPAWKDSGTAFITSITRLLERLLDYRSVIQGDENRDKRMSCTVNLLNFYKNEFNRKEMYLRYIYKLHDLHLAAENYTEAGFTMKLYADQLGWSSTILPPDHAYPQQPEWQRKELLYHKIVHNLDRGKCWEKGIPLCKELAVLYETKLYDYAKLSHVLKLQAKFLDNILTQLRPEPEYFRVGFYGLSFPLFVRNKLFIYRGLEYERIGAFTQRLQTEFPSAQILMKNSPPDESILASEGQYIQICNVKPIPEESSLTCREAEVPERIVAFYLVNDVRKFIFDRPLHRGPVDRENEFKSLWIERTTLTTEARLPGILRWFEVIEKRSELLAPVQYACETMQTVERELRRLVAQYTAEPHRNINPFSMRLQGIIDANVMGGITKYQEAFLTTEFARQNPDMVPHVNRLKALILDQMNVLEAGLNLHGQIAPAGVQPLHKRLNERFTQLKQGLGPLARQRTIHQDSIVNSPLPPLPVNEKQRPATLETAGSRSSHADSDGLPEDEGFYTKVDGGPPPIPQREVRPRSVGYGTTPPRPTHQRSLSKPLSPKLPLRHSLPTPTDGVDQTGLRTSWSEPGPDQAPPLPPRGCTPDKRDSNTNTVVPPAPPKRLAYKRNTEWSTDDDSEAQNEPNDLRDSGISTASLLDFQSHLSNLNNLGYEDFEPRTRCNDIMNISPPSVMNALNVSTGNFVSGAFQISHSLPGQEVSPPPIPPKAHQDTPSAPSTLERVSSRSQSHGHIENYSVPKLQTLSVASDTESTV; encoded by the exons GAAACTGGGTCTGGATCTGGTCCCTCGTCAGGGTGCCCATATGGTGGACCCGGATACCATGTCCGTCGTCGAACTCTATCACGTG CACGTGCAGAGCGCGGAGAACTCGCAAGGGGCGTCCGCGAGGGGTACTCTCAGGCGAAAGGAGCACAGAAAGGTCCTGACGCATCATCTCTACTTCTGCATGAGGGATTTCGGGCACTCGATCGGCGAGTACACGGAGATCTACTTCTCCCTGTACGACGCCAAACGGAACCAATACCTGAGCGAACGTTTCTTGGTGCGGATCTCGAAGGAAGGGTTCTCCAGCTTCGTGGAGAAGATTCACAGCAACTGCACCATCTTCACCGATCTCGGGAACGCGGACCTTAGCAGGGATCTGTACATGGTCGCGCACGTGATGCGATGCGGCCGAATGCTGTACTCCGATTCCGGGAAAAACAAAACGGGAACCGCCACTTACAGGCGGCCTCACGGTGTCGCGGTTCTCTCCCTCGCCGAGGCCACGCAGTATCACACCGAGGAACTCGAGATGACGTTCAAG GTTTACCAAGGCGAGGAAAAGGAATTTCATCAGCTGCACGAGCAGATAATTCGCAACAACAAGTGTTCTCCGCTTCCCGGGCAGCCGAATTACGGGATAGTGGCCTCTCTGCGCGTACTTCACGGGGAGTTGTCCCAGGTGAAGAAGGAGAATCCGTTGCTCTTCAAGAACACCTGCCTGACGAAGAAGCTCGGCTTCTCGGACGTGATAATGCCGGGCGACGTGCGGAACGACTTGTACCTGAAATTGGAACGCGGGGAGTTCGAGCGGGGCGGCAaatcgacgggaaaaaatatcgAG GTGACGATACTGGTGTTGGACGCCGACGGACAGCCCTTGGAGGGTTGCCTGTTCGGAGCCGCTGGAATGGAGGGCAGCTCCGAGTACCAAAGTTTGGTAATTTACCATCACAACAGCCCGGCCTGGGCCGAGACCGTTCGGTTGGCGATACCCATCGACAAGTTTTACGGGAGTcacgttcgtttcgagtttcggcACTGTTCCA CGCGCGAGAAGAACGACAAGAAGCTGTTCTCGTTCGCGTTCGTGCGCCTCATGGAGCCGGGAGGAGCCACTCTTCAGGACGGTCCTCACGAGCTGTACATTTACAAGTGCGAGGATCGAGGAAAGTTGGATTCGTTGAGTTACCTCTCGTTGCCCAGTAGCGCTCGGGAACCAAACGCAACGG GCTCGTCGGCGTTCTTCAGGTCACCGAAGGAGGCCGTGTTGGTGCACACGTTGCTCTGCAGCACCAAGCTGACGCAAAACGTCGACCTGCTCAGCCTGCTCCAGTGGAAAGCGCACCCCGAACGGATCTCGGAAGCTCTGGGTCGCGTGCTGCGCCTCGACGGCGAGGAGTTGGTCAAGTTCCTCCAGGACATCCTGGACGCGCTCTTCTCGATGTTTCACACGGAGGACGGGAACTCGACCGCTCACTCGGGTCTGGTGTTTCAAGTGCTGGTCTCCATCTTCAGTCTCCTCGAGGACTCAAAGTTCGAGCACTTCAAGCCGGTGATGGACGCATACATCTCCGGTCACTTTGCCGCCGCGTTGGTCTACAAGGGTCTTTTGAGCAGCGTGCAGCACTGCGCGGATTGGGTCAGCGCCGCGGAGAAGCAGGAACCGATCATCAAGTGCTTCCGTTCCCTCGAGTACATCTTCAAGTTCATCATTCAGAGTCGGCTGTTGTTCGCCAGGGCGACGGCCGGACAATACGAGGACAGCTTCAAGCGCGACATTTACCGCGTATTCGCGGCGTTCAACAAAATGCTGAGCATCCCGTACGAGATGGTGCTCCACTCTCAGATCGCGCTCCACCACTCGATCTCGGCCGTGTTCGAGCAGCTGGTCGCCGTGCTTCCCGTTCTCGAGGTGGCCAAACTGACCTGCACGATGCTCGACTCGGTACCGAGGGAGCCGCCGTTGCAGCTCACCCAGGCCAAGCTGACGGCCATCAAGAATCTGACCACGTCGACCCTGttccgcgacgacgacgagagcAGAAACCTCCTACTGGTCACCATGTGCAGACACCTCAGGATTCACCTGATCAGGCGCGAAGAGTTGCGCACTTGCACCGAGATACTCGGCGAGATACTCAGCTTCCTGCACAAGAGGGGACGCGACACGAACAAGGTGAACAACTGCATCCACCACGACGCGGAGACCCTGTGCCTCTCGATTCTCGATGTATTGATACAGACCATcctcatcgtgataaacacgaGCGGCACCGTTTTGGGTTGTCTGGTGGCTTGCTTGATAGGGTTGCTTCAACTTTTGGACGAGTATCACTACGCGAGCCTCTGGGAGGAGCTCACGCACGCCGGCGAACGCAAGCCCCTCAAGGATTTCCTTCTGCGagtgttcttggttcttcgcgaTCTCGTCAGGCAAGAGGTGTTCCCGCCCGATTGGCTGGTGATCAGAATGCAGGCGAACAACGTGATACTCAAGTCTCTGCAGGAACTCGCTCAGCCGTTGGCCTTTCGTTTTCTTCACGGTAGCTTCGATTCGCAACTCTGGTCGACCTACTTCAACCTGGCCGTCGCGTATCTCACCCAACCGTCCCTTCAGCTCGAGCAATTCTCCGAGGTGAAGCGCGAGAAGATCGTCGAGAAGTACGGGGACATGAGGGTGCTGATGGGCTTCCAAATACTCTCGATGTGGTCGCCCCTGGGCGATCGTAAGCTTGAATTCATACCCGGGATGGTGGGACCGTTTCTCGAGGTCACCTTGGTGCCCGAGAGCGAGCTGAGAAAGGCCACCCTGCACATCTTCTTCGACATGATGGAGTGCGAGCAACGGGCCCGAGGTAGCTTCAGATCCGTCGAGTCGGAGTTGATCGACAAATTGGACATTCTGATCAGCGAGAACAAAGGCGACGACGAGTACAGGCAATTGTTCAACACCAT GGAACATCTCAGCGCCGT ATTGTTGGACCGAGTCCAATCCGAAGACCCGGCCTGGAAGGACAGCGGCACCGCTTTCATCACGTCGATCACGCGGCTGCTGGAACGACTTTTGGATTACAGAAGCGTGATTCAGGGGGACGAGAACCGCGACAAGCGTATGTCGTGTACCGTTAATTTGCTG AACTTTTACAAGAACGAGTTCAATCGAAAGGAGATGTACCTGCGGTACATCTACAAGCTTCACGATCTGCACCTGGCGGCCGAGAACTACACGGAGGCGGGATTCACGATGAAGCTCTACGCCGATCAACTCGGCTGGAGTTCCACGATCTTGCCTCCGGATCACGCGTATCCCCAGCAACCGGAGTGGCAGAGAAAGGAGCTTCTCTATCACAAGATCGTTCACAACTTGGATCGAGGCAAGTGCTGGGAGAAGGGCATACCGTTGTGCAAGGAATTGGCGGTGTTGTACGAGACCAAGCTGTACGATTACGCGAAACTGAGCCACGTGCTGAAGCTGCAAGCCAAGTTTCTCGACAACATACTGACGCAGCTTCGACCGGAACCGGAATACTTTCGCGTCGGTTTCTACGGTCTCAGTTTCCCTCTGTTCGTCAGG AACAAACTGTTCATCTATCGCGGTCTGGAGTACGAGCGAATAGGGGCGTTCACGCAACGACTACAGACCGAGTTTCCGAGCGCGCAAATATTAATGAAGAACTCTCCGCCCGACGAGAGCATCCTCGCGTCCGAGGGACAAT ATATCCAAATTTGCAACGTGAAACCGATCCCCGAGGAGAGCAGCTTGACCTGTCGGGAAGCGGAAGTCCCGGAGCGAATCGTCGCCTTCTATTTGGTGAACGACGTCCGTAAGTTCATCTTCGATCGACCGCTTCACCGGGGCCCGGTGGATCGCGAGAACGAGTTCAAGTCCCTTTGGATCGAGAGGACCACGTTGACCACCGAGGCCAGGCTACCCGGTATACTCAGGTGGTTCGAGGTGATCGAGAAGAGATCCGAGCTCCTGGCGCCCGTGCAATACGCCTGCGAGACCATGCAGACCGTGGAGAGAGAACTGAGAAGACTGGTCGCCCAATACACGGCGGAACCTCATCGAAACATCAATCCCTTCAGCATGAGACTTCAGGGTATCATCGACGCGAACGTGATGGGCGGCATCACCAAGTACCAAGAAGCCTTTCTCACTACCGAATTCGCCAGGCAGAATCCGGACATGGTGCCGCACGTGAATCGGCTCAAGGCTTTGATCCTCGATCAGATGAACGTGCTGGAAGCCGGACTCAATTTGCACGGACAAATCGCCCCGGCGGGGGTGCAACCGCTGCACAAAAGACTGAACGAAAGATTCACGCAGCTGAAGCAAGGTCTGGGACCGTTGGCCAGGCAACGCACCATACATCAGGACAGCATCGTCAA TTCACCGTTGCCCCCGTTGCCCGTTAACGAGAAACAGCGACCGGCCACGTTGGAAACCGCCGGATCCAGGTCCTCTCACGCGGACAGCGACGGTCTACCGGAGGACGAAGGATTCTACACCAAAGTGGACGGCGGTCCGCCGCCGATTCCGCAACGGGAAGTACGACCGCGTTCGGTGGGTTACGGTACCACTCCGCCTAGGCCGACGCATCAGAGATCTCTGAGCAAACCGCTCAGTCCAAAGTTGCCGTTGAGACACTCTTTGCCGACGCCGACGGACGGCGTCGATCAGACGGGGCTGAGGACTTCCTGGAGCGAACCCGGTCCCGACCAAGCTCCACCGTTACCGCCCAGAGGTTGCA CGCCCGACAAGAGGGATTCCaacacgaacaccgttgtaCCGCCCGCGCCGCCCAAACGTTTAGCGTACAAGCGCAACACCGAATGGAGCACCGACGACGACTCGGAAGCGCAAAACGAGCCGAACGATCTCCGCGACAGCGGCATATCGACGGCTAGCCTCTTGGACTTTCAATCCCACCTCTCCAACCTGAACAACCTCGGCTACGAGGATTTCGAGCCGCGGACCAGGTGCAACGATATCATGAACATTTCTCCGCCTTCCGTGATGAACGCGCTGAACGTTTCCACGGGGAACTTTGTGAGCGGCGCGTTTCAGATCTCGCATTCTCTGCCCGGTCAAGAG GTGAGTCCACCGCCGATTCCACCCAAGGCGCACCAAGACACTCCGTCGGCTCCGTCGACCTTGGAAAGAGTCTCCAGTCGCTCGCAATCCCACGGCCACATCGAGAACTACTCGGTGCCGAAGCTTCAAACGTTGTCCGTGGCGTCCGACACGGAAAGCACCGTGTAG